One genomic window of Arachis stenosperma cultivar V10309 chromosome 10, arast.V10309.gnm1.PFL2, whole genome shotgun sequence includes the following:
- the LOC130957033 gene encoding mannitol dehydrogenase-like — translation MWRAKTKEIKSCRRKQEEHLRSSSNVTKRNAKGQAIATEKASQSSHLFYQYYGFRSVCFVAIVVTVVSATVAAVVSAIVSAALPIYLDKIFQPVVAVILSITFVLTFGEGTTLVVLARLVAVQKLVEENLADHKFFFLGLEILDGIIDSVSVVHLLAPLLALLKPNGKLVMVGLPKKPLESPMFSFCTVIAMDNVNIAIEHLAKADVKYRFVIDI, via the exons ATGTGGAGAGCGAAGACGAAAGAGATCAAGAGTTGCCGTCGAAAGCAAGAAGAGCACCTACGATCGTCAAGCAATGTCACAAAGAGAAACGCTAAGGGGCAGGCAATAGCAACAGaa AAAGCTTCTCAATCGAGCCACCTCTTCTATCAATATTATGGTTTCAGATCTGTTTGCTTTGTAGCTATAGTTGTCACTGTAGTTTCTGCCACCGTTGCTGCTGTAGTTTCTGCCATTGTTTCCGCT GCACTTCCTATTTACCttgataaaatttttcaacctgTTGTTGCTGTTATTTTATCAATAACTTTTGTTCTAACTTTTGGAGAG GGAACAACATTGGTGGTCCTCGCCAGACTTGTCGCGGTCCAGAAATTGGTCGAAGAAAATTTAGCTGATCACAAGTTCTTCTTCCTTGGGCTGGAGAT CTTGGATGGTATTATTGACTCAGTTTCTGTGGTGCATCTTTTGGCTCCATTGCTAGCTCTATTGAAGCCTAATGGAAAACTTGTGATGGTTGGTTTACCCAAAAAGCCTCTGGAGTCGCCAATGTTTTCTTTTTGTACGG TTATTGCAATGGATAATGTAAACATAGCAATAGAGCACCTCGCAAAAGCAGATGTCAAGTATCGATTTGTTATTGATATCTGA